In one Grus americana isolate bGruAme1 chromosome 1, bGruAme1.mat, whole genome shotgun sequence genomic region, the following are encoded:
- the CLDN14 gene encoding claudin-14, with translation MASSAVQLLGFSLSLLGLIGTLIATILPHWWRTAHVGTNIITAVAYMKGLWMECVWHSTGIYQCQVHRSQLALPRDLQAARAMMVISCVLSALACVIAVIGMKCTRCAKGTSAKASIAVSGGIVFILAGLACLVPVSWTTNDVVTDFYNPMLPSGMKYEIGQALYLGFVSASLTILGGALLCTSSQCRGNETPYQTQPSSVRRTAPSYRPPTVYKGNHASSLTSASHSGYRLNDYV, from the coding sequence ATGGCAAGCTCGGCTGTTCAGCTACTTGGCTTCTCCCTAAGCCTGCTCGGCCTAATTGGGACATTAATTGCTACTATTCTGCCACACTGGTGGCGAACGGCACATGTAGGCACCAATATTATAACAGCTGTGGCCTATATGAAAGGGCTTTGGATGGAGTGCGTCTGGCACAGCACCGGCATCTACCAGTGCCAAGTCCACCGCTCCCAGCTGGCACTGCCCCGTGACCTCCAAGCTGCCCGTGCCATGATGGTAATTTCCTGCGTCCTTTCCGCGCTGGCATGCGTGATCGCTGTCATCGGTATGAAGTGCACGCGGTGTGCCAAGGGGACTTCTGCCAAAGCCTCCATCGCGGTCTCCGGGGGGATCGTTTTCATCCTGGCTGGTCTCGCTTGCCTGGTACCTGTTTCTTGGACCACTAACGATGTAGTTACAGATTTCTACAACCCCATGCTTCCCAGCGGGATGAAGTACGAGATAGGTCAAGCTCTTTACCTTGGCTTCGTCTCCGCATCTCTGACGATCCTCGGCGGCGCTCTGCTGTGCACATCAAGCCAGTGTCGCGGGAACGAGACACCTTACCAGACGCAGCCCAGCAGCGTAAGAAGGACTGCTCCCTCCTATAGACCACCAACTGTCTACAAGGGAAACCATGCTTCTTCCCTGACATCTGCTTCCCATAGCGGCTACAGATTAAATGACTATGTGTGA